The following proteins come from a genomic window of Montipora capricornis isolate CH-2021 chromosome 9, ASM3666992v2, whole genome shotgun sequence:
- the LOC138017389 gene encoding endothelin-converting enzyme 2-like: MRNDGSRKKDERTDMSDQQSTWGCGARFLGILGVLTIILVVAVVHVATSDERKTYFDELLSTGGAIRSVRDVHARRKDEAAGVCQTSDCRKVAKYINASMDHSKDPCVDFFDYVCGGWIKANPIPKSSSTYSTFAKLNGHVERNLRHILEKGISASNKKLFHLPKRFYESCMDLNTIEKLGDKPLRDLVDRIGGWIINSTSSWNEKDWSLERTLLEIHKNYTSAGGPLFSVHISDDPINNTRHIIEIDQSGPSLSREVYFDSPKIMKAYKQFIIEVGKLLGIDADMEKRAEEIIEFEKKLAKVSIPDADKTESWFNRMTIGKLQKDAPEYPWMSHLSSIFSKETLKEDEEIIVPALSYLQNMTKIIKRTPKRTLANYIVWNVIQDEVSFLSKPYRDARTKYRERVLGSKGQKKRWKTCVTFTNELLGDILGSAYVEHHFSKESKKMYVIASCKGPIDSILASCLQ, translated from the exons ATGAGGAATGATGGGTCAAGAAAGAAAGATGAAAGAACCGATATGAGCGACCAACAGTCCACATGGGGTTGTGGAGCTCGGTTTCTGGGAATTCTCGGTGTTTTGACGATCATCCTAGTGGTAGCAGTGGTTCATGTGGCCACCAGCGACGAAAGAAAGACATATTTTGATGAACTTCTTAGTACGGGGGGTGCTATTCGCTCGGTGCGAGATGTACACGCTCGTCGTAAAGATGAAGCTGCTGGGGTTTGCCAAACCAGTGATTGCCGAAAAGTGGCAAAGTATATAAACGCCTCCATGGATCATTCCAAAGATCCATGTGTGGACTTCTTCGATTACGTCTGTGGAGGATGGATCAAGGCGAATCCGATACCTAAGAGTTCATCCACCTACTCCACATTTGCCAAGTTGAATGGGCACGTGGAACGCAATCTGAGGCACATTTTAGAAAAGGGAATCAGTGCTTCCAACAAAAAGCTGTTCCACTTGCCAAAACGATTTTACGAGTCGTGCATGGATTTAAACACCATCGAGAAATTGGGTGATAAACCACTTCGAGATCTCGTCGACAGAATTGGAGGTTGGATCATAAACAGCACATCAAGTTGGAATGAGAAAGACTGGAGCCTTGAGAGGACTTTGCTGGAAATTCATAAAAACTATACATCTGCTGGCGGGCCATTGTTTTCTGTTCATATTAGCGATGATCCCATTAACAACACCAGACATATTATTGAG ATTGACCAGTCGGGGCCAAGTCTTTCCAGAGAAGTTTACTTTGACAGTCCTAAG aTCATGAAAGCCTACAAGCAGTTTATCATTGAAGTTGGAAAGCTTCTTGGAATCGATGCCGACATGGAAAAGCGTGCTGAAGAGATTAtagagtttgaaaaaaaacttgcGAAG GTCAGTATACCGGATGCCGACAAAACAGAGTCCTGGTTCAACCGGATGACCATTGGGAAACTCCAGAAGGACGCTCCTGAG TATCCGTGGATGTCTCATTTATCTTCCAtattttctaaagaaacacTTAAAGAAGATGAAGAGATCATCGTTCCTGCGCTATCATATCTTCAAAACATGACTAAAATCATCAAACGAACACCAAAACG gaCACTTGCGAACTACATAGTGTGGAACGTCATTCAGGACGAAGTATCGTTCTTATCTAAGCCGTATCGCGATGCACGAACAAAGTATCGTGAAAGAGTCTTAGGATCTAAGGGCCAAAAGAAGCGCTGGAAGACGTGTGTGACATTTACCAATGAATTACTTGGAGACATTCTGGGCTCAGCTTACGTGGAACACCATTTTAGCAAAGAAAGTAAAAAGATG tatgtgatcgccagctgcaaagggcccattgacTCCATTTTGGCGTCGTGtcttcagtaa
- the LOC138015297 gene encoding uncharacterized protein: MKIFFRLASTTERNNATLTYRKVTKRMRACALEVNNIMIVKGSDFNSSLNIRLQSILIICGILNNNIFLGAMCFPWLAVYGLFLTQAAGMMDPLPSALIEPFSTSIRCPQSQEFHWRKADTTGLDIVFYYTCGSGNQEMSQTLHCTNGYKAHYRKDLIPDAMKKAAIPMAMKKGFITGMDQEPSFGLFSTGPDYNMKNGAVVVFACVNPNK; encoded by the exons atgaaaatattttttcgtttgGCCTCGACAACCGAGAGAAACAATGCGACACTGACATACAGAAAGGTTACAAAGCGCATGCGCGCATGCGCTCTCGAAGTAAACAACATCATGATCGTCAAAGGATCAGATTTTAACTCTTCATTAAATATTCGACTTCAAAGTATTTTGATAATTTGTGGAATCCTCAATAACAATATTTTTCTTGGAG caatgtgTTTTCCCTGGCTTGCCGTATATGGACTTTTTCTTACACAGGCAGCTGGAATGATGGACCCTCTGCCGTCCGCTTTGA TTGAACCGTTTTCTACCTCCATTCGATGTCCTCAGAGCCAGGAATTCCATTGGAGGAAAGCGGATACCACTGGTCTTGACATTGTTTTCTATTACACATGTGGCTCAG GCAATCAAGAAATGTCTCAAACTCTCCACTGCACCAACGGCTACAAGGCTCACTACAGAAAAGACCTCATTCCCGATGCCATGAAAAAGGCAGCCATTCCTATGGCTATGAAAAAGGGATTTATTACAGGAATGGACCAAGAACCCTCGTTTGGTCTCTTTTCCACGGGGCCTGACTACAATATGAAAAACGGAGCTGTCGTGGTTTTTGCATGCGTTAACCCAAA CAAGTAA